Genomic DNA from Cydia fagiglandana chromosome 3, ilCydFagi1.1, whole genome shotgun sequence:
AGGAGCTGTACAGCTTCGAGCGTCTCCAGCCGCTGGCGCTGGGCGGCGTGCGCGTGCACCGCGAGTTCTCGCAGGGCATCCTGTCGCACCACATACCGCCGCGGAGATACGTACAGAAGCTCACCCCGGACCCACTGAATAGCAAGCAGAGGATGCGGGTTGAGGAGATTATCAGTGGACGGGTTGATTTTAGCCagaaataaagattaaaaaagAGTTTTATGGGTATGGATTGGTTGTTACTATTAAATGTCATGGTAATAATATTATCCTTCATGCTTTAGCAAAGACAGCAATGATTTTTTATACACTTAGATATTTTTCTGAAGTgagatttatatttattatcataTTAAACTGGTTTACCTAACATACATTAATAATTTATACCATTCGAAACCCACTAGTGCCCATAAATATTGCACCAGGAGGCCTTAGAAAGATACAACGCTTAATCATGATAAGCAAGAGCACTGAAAATAAAGACAAAGCGTAAATtaactttaatatttatttaaaaccttAAACCTAATCCTCTTTAGCTTTCTTTTTCTTTAACCGTTTGCTCTTCTCCACATTGGTCTGCAAGTAATGAGCCTCCTTCTTGGCCTGAGAGATCTCCGCCCGCAGTCTCTGCTTCATGGCAGCCTTCTCATAAGCCAACCTCTCGCTCAAGTGAATCCATTTGAACCTGGGGATGTATTTGATATTCCAAATCATGTCATAGTAGCGGGACTTTTTTCTTGTGCCGATTTTAGTGTTGTTCAGTTTAAGGGCTACCTCTTTTGCTACTTTCTTCTTCTGGAACTCTACCCAGCCCTCGGTGAATTGGTTTGGGACGCGTTTGCGCTTTTCTCCAGGTTCTGAAATAAATTTGTAGCTTTTAGTATATGGCTTTGAAGTctattaaccctttataaggcataagggtacCAGAAATTATGGAAAATTGAACCCTATTACTTCGAAATAAAGtgcaaaatcaggtgggaaatatattccctctgccttacaAAGGCTTAACTAAAGTACTATTTGTATAATTGCCACTTACAACATGTGAATatgataatattattatgatcgTTATATTTGTATAAATGAAAGAGAGAAAACCTTTCATTAAATAGCAAGTATGTGAGAAAATCTactatttttgaaataaatataaccTTAAAACACTTACTAGCACTTGACTGCAGATAAATTCTCCCAACTTCACCAAACTGACTAAATGTTTCTCTTATTTTAGCAACATTCATGTAAGGAGGGATAGTAGATAGGAATATTATTCCACGTTTCCTAGTTTTCTTCTTGTTAATTAACTTTCCAGACTTAGAAACAGAGTTGTTCTCTACGCTGTCTCGAGTAGTCGATTCGGCATCAGAACCGTTTTCTGGGACGCGATCCATTTCTACATCTGGCATTATGAAACACAATAAATAAGTCTACTTATTCGCAATTAACATCGGGGCTATAATTTTTCGTAAAATTGAATTTAATATGATTCGCAAAGTGCATTGAACGTACATGGAACGTACACGTGAATTTGACGTTGACGTTTATCACAGACTCTGGTTCAAAACGCAGCGATTATAAAATGGTACAGAACATACTGTACTGAGCAAAAAGCTTATGTGCATAACACACTCTTCTGTTGTATATGTGCAAATGTGGCTGCGTCACTTTCGTTTTAGGTATTGAAAAAAGAGATGCAAGTAAAACGTATCGACAAATAGTAATAAGCACGTAATAAGTGAGTTAAGGCCATGGGTACCGTAGTTAAATTATTAAGATCGGAACCCTTTATTCGCAACACTAATTGAAAAACGAAAATGTTATCTATGGATTTGGATTTGCTTGTGTCATGGCTGTCaacagcccatcgacaccccatactttgataaattatgaaagcccttgttaccaacattgaggcatagaaataatcttatcgaattaaaatgactgctgttgcattttagtggcacataccatacttgcttttaacatagacgtattatacttacttttctttaggttggtatgattggtagtaaaacgtcaaacgtcatttgaattgtcgtgaacgtgaaaatacgtggttattttttattgtaattggtaaaataactttagctgttatttaaatgggggccaaatctttaaggaaatgtgaagtttgtagtgggtgtataagaagactaactactgacgcatttttggccaaatttccaacttgatccgaacaggtcggtaaactgatgtttgtatgcaatattttcattttttactttgagtcgttaacagttactaatttaattagttttagtcgtgtacaatccatgattaaaacgaaaatattttgtgaataaagtatttttaagtaaaaaactaagtaacctatgacacgaatagtgtacgaccaattttatcgataatctctttatttcagatgtcgattatgggcaaagctgaggaaaagtaaatgaggatttggcgtatttatttacctattcaaaagctgaatggaaacaagttcatttgtggaaatcattctccatccagtgccttcaataaaaagggaccagattaaaaaagaatgcgcgcgaattcagcatattgtaatatgcctacttgaataataaactatgttatttttatcatgtaaaataaaattgtttatatatatatagtgcgtcaagcaaatcttgtcagtagcaatgtaaagcaaactaaagtagggcaacactcaaagagtagtattgcgctaagaaaagcagcaatgtacaatgtacatcgaacctaaactttttttccgctgagcgcgcccgtcaattcaaattgtcactcgcggattctctattgaaaatgtttgaaattgttattaataggtatggacggacaatttaaaagcggtgtgtgatgttaataaaaatgattatctaatttgaagatctcaaaataaaattagaagtggactatgccgttaatcaagaatgtatgaataaaatcattgcttgagcaggtagatgtcctactactggattttaatattttattagatttctcagttgccaccgtaggcat
This window encodes:
- the LOC134680474 gene encoding uncharacterized protein LOC134680474, with the protein product MQNQPAQEEPKKRRVPLYPGFPELARSDVSIHPSYSKLGLAYRVVCRHRYHWAKVAQRRQFMKELYSFERLQPLALGGVRVHREFSQGILSHHIPPRRYVQKLTPDPLNSKQRMRVEEIISGRVDFSQK
- the LOC134680475 gene encoding uncharacterized protein LOC134680475, with product MPDVEMDRVPENGSDAESTTRDSVENNSVSKSGKLINKKKTRKRGIIFLSTIPPYMNVAKIRETFSQFGEVGRIYLQSSAKPGEKRKRVPNQFTEGWVEFQKKKVAKEVALKLNNTKIGTRKKSRYYDMIWNIKYIPRFKWIHLSERLAYEKAAMKQRLRAEISQAKKEAHYLQTNVEKSKRLKKKKAKED